In Candidatus Caccoplasma merdavium, one DNA window encodes the following:
- the rpiB gene encoding ribose 5-phosphate isomerase B, whose amino-acid sequence MSILKPGIPVGLACDHAGYELKQHVMAWLTEWGISYKDFGTYSSESCDYADYAHPLAGAIERGECYPGIAICGSGNGINITLNKHQRVRAALCWCEEISRLARQHNDANVCVMPGRFISVDEARAVVEVFLRTAFEGGRHQRRIEKIPVK is encoded by the coding sequence ATGAGTATTTTGAAACCCGGCATTCCGGTAGGATTGGCCTGCGACCATGCCGGATATGAGTTGAAGCAGCATGTGATGGCCTGGCTCACCGAGTGGGGCATCTCCTACAAAGATTTTGGTACTTATTCGTCGGAGAGTTGCGACTATGCCGATTATGCTCACCCCTTGGCCGGTGCCATAGAAAGGGGAGAATGTTATCCCGGAATTGCCATTTGCGGGAGTGGGAACGGTATCAACATTACCCTCAACAAGCATCAGAGGGTGCGGGCCGCCCTTTGTTGGTGTGAAGAAATTTCCCGCCTGGCCCGTCAGCATAATGATGCCAATGTGTGTGTCATGCCCGGCCGTTTTATCTCTGTCGACGAGGCTCGGGCTGTGGTGGAAGTGTTCCTTCGTACCGCATTTGAAGGCGGGCGCCACCAGCGTCGTATCGAAAAGATTCCCGTAAAATAG